The nucleotide window TCAATAACTTCACATGTGAAGCTAAATGCAAGGCTATTGCTATTTCAGGTGGGACAATATAAGCACAATGAATAGGTGACAAGGGAGAGAAATTTGGTGCCTACAACTCATGTGAAATGTACATATAATCAAATGCTCTCTGGGCATAGATGATATATGGAAAGTTTCATTTTCTAAGAGCAAGATTGCTGCAGTAATGCCCTTTGACAGAATCAACAATAGTAAGGTTGATCTGTGGAAGAGTAAGTATATAAATGTACATGGATTACTGAAATTAGCAATTTAACTATCCTGATGAATAATTTACTTCCCCAGATAAATAGTCACTAATTATAGTTTGCAGTACGCTTGGGTCCTAAATGAAAGATTCTTGTGTCAATAATACCACAGTTTCTAATCTATTTACTGAATTCAAGAGTAAATTACTAAATTTCATGTTAGAGAAAATTCTGTAACAGGTATAGTTGGTACATTTTATGCAACCATCAGGCATGCCAAGTTTTTCATACATTCAAATTTTATCTACTATTTTCCTGGTGAAggttttatttgataatgtatATTTGGTCTTCTAAATAGTGGCCCTGAATAGTTAAATTCCAGATAGCTATACTGAATTCACAAGAAAAGTACTTAACTTGTATTGTTAGTAAAACTCTTTACATGTACCTGACAGCTGAATTTTCTCAGAGCTCAGAAGGGGAGAACttaattcttattattattgagacatttattattatcatgacATCAAGCATCACTAGCACATTCACACTGTAATCCAGTTGGTCTGTAGTCACATAATATTATTGGTGGAGAGTCAAGTCATTATATTTTCACTTTCACAGCCTTAATTACAGCACACTGTCCATCAAATGATGGAAAATATGAGGAACTGTTGGAATTGAAATTAAATAGTTCTAAATGGAGAATTAATGCAACTATATAGCATGTGAAAAGAAACATCTGTACTATGCTGTATCAATAAAATGtactaaacaaaaattatagttattcATGTTGAAGTAACATACTTGGAGACTTCAGAGGATTGTTCAATTTCGGCCGGACTGATGGTGTTGGCCCTTTCTTTTGCTGGAGAGGCTTTGGTATTCGAGACTGAACTTTAGTGCTGCATGATAATATAAATATGACCATTCATGCATAAAaaagattaagaaataaataatcttCATTAAAAACACAGTATTAGATCAGGATGGAAAAGGAAATCAAGAGGAAGCATGTGAAACATGCTTCTGGGCATGTGCAAGTGTTATGAGGATTTATTTATACCATGCTTAAGAACTGCTATAGCCAGGAAGTTGAGTTTGGATCCCATATCCACTAAAACCCAAACAAATTAACTTCATACAGATATGTTTAGGTCTTAAAGGGCTGTTAAGTAATGATATAAGTTGGCCTTTTTAAATTAGTCACTGTCTGCGGAAaagaataaaacataaaagaaagaaatagaaatgCCACACTATGTAGCCTGCATGGTTCTTAATGAATAATATCTCAAAACTCAAAAAGCTTATCTAAAGGTAACACAGCAATAGCAAATTTATTCATAGatttattacttatttactacaataaaaaaaaatctgccTACAAACTTTAAAAAAGCATCCTGCAAGTCTCTTACCAGTCACAAATTTACAACTTCGTTCTCTCATTCAACAATGTGCAATATCAAATgcatagaaaagaaaacaatgtgcATGGAACaccaaaatgaaataacaagtttttctacttttttttccagatttaaaaaatagaattcaTATCTAAGTTCGAACATTTCAACTGCTAGAATTAAGATCACAGTGCAGACACAACAGGCACTAGTGTACTAACATTTAGACAGACCATCAATATAACATAATGCGCAAGCAATTCCAGAAATTACCAGTATACTCACATTTTCTCAGTTTTGATCTGAGGTTGCTTGTTAGATTCAGGAAAAAGGGTAAACTCAACAACACTACTGATTGAACCATCCGTTTCTGTTCCCATAGAAAGAACACTATCTGATATGTCACTTAACCTTTCCTCTGAGTCAGCATCACCAAATCGCAAAAGCTCATCATCTGCAGGAAAGGCTGGACGGGCATCCTCTCTGACAAGTTTTATCTGTTCCAAATTTTCATTATGCGGTTTCAAATCATCCATAGACTGATGTGAGCCAGGGTCAGAATGCCTATCACTGTAATCTGAGCACTCGGGATCTAAAAGAATCTTATTTGTAGTATTGGTCATCCCCACTCCTGATAACCGCCGACCTGGTTGGGTGGCCACTAGAGATTGAAAGCCAGGAGTGGAGGATGACTGCCTCAATAAATTGTTACCATGCCTTTGAGCTCCAATGTCTTTGAGCTCTTGCAActgttcaatttcttcatctttccGGGCAATTGTCTCTTTAAGGGATGCCACCTGCAAAATCATAAATGAACTCACTGATCCCTTACTAAGCATTGTATGCATCAACAAACactttaaacaattaaaatattctGGCAAGGCTCACTTAATGCAACTAAGGGAAAAGTTTCTTGAGGGATAACATGGAAAACATGGTACACGCTCTGCAAGAAAACCTTCATGCTTATGTAGGTCTTGTTCCCAACATCCCAATACAGGCTTAcaaatcttttatttatctctCTTTTACTTCTCTATTATTGGAAAGCAAATCCAGTACTTGTTCCCACAAGCTCTCCCTAATTGATCTAATATGGTACTGGTTCCTTTTTCATTAGTATCAAAATCTTTTACATGTACATGGTCCTTAAGGCTTCCGTAATCCCAACAATATGACCTAACATTGTCTAAGCACTGATgattaggaaaataaataaataaatatcatttagCAGCATCACTCAAGCATGTTTTTCTAAACATGAATAGTTTATGTGGTCAGTAAATTATGGAAACCTCCAAAAATAGAGAAAACATTAGCatcctatttaaaaaattttaatattccAAACTACATGCGGGAACAAAATAGATTCCTGCAATCCTATTAAATCATCTCTATAATGTCATGcccaataataattaaatcctAAAAGTTGTTCTGATCTGTACAATaaagaaattaccaaaaaaaaaaatgataaagaaagaTCATCAACAAATATCCTTCATATAAAAACTCGCAAATCACAAAAACTAAAGTGGTACACAACACCAACCCTAATTTTCATGCTAATTACATATCTGCTTTGCCAATAATTGATCATGAAAAATGAGCTAAGCTAATATTTCTTTCACGAATTTAAGCTCATGGCAGAAAAAGAATTACTTCTAcagaaaaagcaaaaataaaaaaatgaaaaataaaaaataacctgtTCCATCAGTTCTCTGACGTCTTTGCCTTCCTTGCTGCTCCGGGCAGCGCCTAACTCAACACCAGAGACCCTTTCAGCAAACTTCAAGGTACTAATAGTCTCTGAAAAGGATTCTACATCTGGATTTATCTGCACAAACATGAGAGTCTTTGCCTGTCCACCTGCCAAAAAGACAGGAAAAGTGTATAATAACAACTCAGAATCAATTATGCGAGCAAACTTTTGCATGGTAAATGATTGTTTAGCATGGGTAGATACCCAATGAACTCTGGAGAACTTGAGTAAGTTTGCTATTCCTGTATGGTACATGATTGCTTTTCTGTGCTAGGGCAGATATGACATCTCCAAGAGCAGATAAAGATTTGTTTATGTGTTGTGCTTCCTTAAGCCTGTCTCCAGTCGCTTCAGAACGATCCACTCGTTCACTGCCAGCAAGGTCTACCAGATGAAGAGAACCACGGAGAGTAGCTTCTGTCTTCAAATCCACACCTCGGACATGAACTGTCAGTACACTGTAACACAAAACATACAAAAAGATAAAGCGGAATGAGAAACATACAGTTGCATGCATATTGTCAAAAACAAATACCTATGAGATCTGCTACTCCTTTCATTGAGAGCTGTAGCTCCCACAGCCCGGTTTGCTTGTCCTATTTGCATTAATTCCAACACATCTTGGGTTGATTTGACTGGAAGCATACTTGCATCAGGGACAGCAAGTCCATTGGGTTGAGATATACTCCAAATCCCAAGTGTGTGCAAGTTAAAGAAAGGGCAAATATTCAATAGTCTAATAAACTTGTAAAACTAGTCAGACCGTTTAACAGAAATGACAAGGTCAGAAAGTTCTGTAGCCATCAAAAGAAGAAAGCATATAATGCAATATTTGTCAAAACTCAGCCCACTACAGAAATCCAGTagcattttattatttgtgcCAAGTGTAAGGCTTTCGGCAGAAAGTTCAATGACATGCAAGAAAGGATATTTTCTTTGAGAACCATCACTTGCAAGGAGATCACGCACTTGCTCATTATAAATTTCAACCATCTGGACACCAACTTCATACATATAAGTGCCTTTTCTATTTCGAGATAAATGAAATAGATCATTCAAAGCTCGATAGTTCACCCCCCAATCGGCCTTTGAAGATGTACTTGGGCCACTCTAGAAATATTTCATTTACATCAGAGTAACAAATATGTGAGTTGCACAGGAAAATAGATAACACAAAAGAATAGTGATCAAGAATAAAACTTAGCATAAGTTACAAGCACATACCATTGTGTAGGTTTTTCCAGACCCAGTTTGACCATATGCAAAAATGCAGACATTGTAACCATCCAGAACTGATCGTATCAAAGGCTGAGTATCCAAGAACACTTCCtctatcattaaaaatatattttgaatgagATTAGGACAGCTGTGGAGAAGTCTGAAATAGCAAACCTTAATTCATTTCCAGGGCAAGCTAACAAATTCAGAAATCATGAATACGAAACAAATACCTTGAGTAGCAGTTGGACTGAAGACCTTGTTGAACTTGAACATCCGATGAGCATCTTTTCCATGTTTGGATGGATTCACAACAAGAAGCTCACCATTTTCACCAATATAGTCTATGGTTGTTAGTTTTCTGCTTTGACCAGAAAGGAAAGGTCTGATCCTGCAGTAGACCCTGATATTTCCTACGCAAAGCAAACAAAGCTTTAGTTATTGACtatacaagttaattatttgactaaatcaaaatatttacctTTTAATTCTTGAACTTCATTAAACAATTTGCGGTTTTCAGCAAGAACAGTATGATAATTTTCAGCAGCATCTGTTAATACTTTTAGCTTCAAGCCTGcattaaatttatgaaattcACGCCAGGGAACATTAAAATAAACAGTGTAGAGACTTATAGAGGTACTCTTACCAAAGTTTGTAAATTCTTCCCGCCATCTCTTTTGAGAAATAATGACTTCCTTCTTGATGGACTCAGAAGCCAGTCTCAGGCTCTAACATATTTTGAGATGCTTAAGTCAATGCATCTCNNNNNNNNNNNNNNNNNNNNNNNNNNNNNNNNNNNNNNNNNNNNNNNNNNNNNNNNNNNNNNNNNNNNNNNNNNNNNNNNNNNNNNNNNNNNNNNNNNNNNNNNNNNNNNNNNNNNNNNNNNNNNNNNNNNNNNNNNNNNNNNNNNNNNNNNNNNNNNNNNNNNNNNNNNNNNNNNNNNNNNNNNNNNNNNNNNNNNNNNNNNNNNNNNNNNNNNNNNNNNNNNNNNNNNNNNNNNNNNNNNNNNNNNNNNNNNNNNNNNNNNNNNNNNNNNNNNNNNNNNNNNNNNNNNNNNNNNNNNNNNNNNNNNNNNNNNNNNNNNNNNNNNNNNNNNNNNNNNNNNNNNNNNNNNNNNNNNNNNNNNNNNNNNNNNNNNNNNNNNNNNNNNNNNNNNNNNNNNNNNNNNNNNNNNNNNNNNNNNNNNNNNNNNNNNNNNNNNNNNNNNNNNNNNNNNNNNNNNNNNNNNNNNNNNNNNNNNNNNNNNNNNNNNNNNNNNNNNNNNNNNNNNNNNNNNNNNNNNNNNNNNNNNNNNNNNNNNNNNNNNNNNNNNNNNNNNNNNNNNNNNNNNNNNNNNNNNNNNNNNNNNNNNNNNNNNNNNNNNNNNNNNNNNNNNNNNNNNNNNNNNNNNNNNNNNNNNNNNNNNNNNNNNNNNNNNNNNNNNNNNNNNNNNNNNNNNNNNNNNNNNNNNNNNNNNNNNNNNNNNNNNNNNNNNNNNNNNNNNNNNNNNNNNNNNNNNNNNNNNNNNNNNNNNNNNNNNNNNNNNNNNNNNNNNNNNNNNNNNNNNNNNNNNNNNNNNNNNNNNNNNNNNNNNNNNNNNNNNNNNNNNNNNNNNNNNNNNNNNNNNNNNNNNNNNNNNNNNNNNNNNNNNNNNNNNNNNNNNNNNNNNNNNNNNNNNNNNNNNNNNNNNNNNNNNNNNNNNNNNNNNNNNNNNNNNNNN belongs to Dioscorea cayenensis subsp. rotundata cultivar TDr96_F1 chromosome 17, TDr96_F1_v2_PseudoChromosome.rev07_lg8_w22 25.fasta, whole genome shotgun sequence and includes:
- the LOC120280724 gene encoding kinesin-like protein KIN-14J, yielding MFKFNKVFSPTATQEEVFLDTQPLIRSVLDGYNVCIFAYGQTGSGKTYTMSGPSTSSKADWGVNYRALNDLFHLSRNRKGTYMYEVGVQMVEIYNEQVRDLLASDGSQRKLGIWSISQPNGLAVPDASMLPVKSTQDVLELMQIGQANRAVGATALNERSSRSHSVLTVHVRGVDLKTEATLRGSLHLVDLAGSERVDRSEATGDRLKEAQHINKSLSALGDVISALAQKSNHVPYRNSKLTQVLQSSLGGQAKTLMFVQINPDVESFSETISTLKFAERVSGVELGAARSSKEGKDVRELMEQVASLKETIARKDEEIEQLQELKDIGAQRHGNNLLRQSSSTPGFQSLVATQPGRRLSGVGMTNTTNKILLDPECSDYSDRHSDPGSHQSMDDLKPHNENLEQIKLVREDARPAFPADDELLRFGDADSEERLSDISDSVLSMGTETDGSISSVVEFTLFPESNKQPQIKTEKITKVQSRIPKPLQQKKGPTPSVRPKLNNPLKSPSIRKGATTQASTSAGKSLKRWQ